The Gouania willdenowi chromosome 7, fGouWil2.1, whole genome shotgun sequence genome includes a window with the following:
- the LOC114466949 gene encoding transketolase-like: MEDYHHKPDQQTVQALRNISTRLRINSIKATTAAGSGHPTSCCSVAEIMSVLHFHSMKYRPEDPRNPNNDRFVLSKGHAAPVLYAVWAETGYLKDNELFNLRKVDSILEGHPVPKQQFVDVATGSLGQGLGAACGMAYTGKYFDKAR, encoded by the exons ATGGAGGACTACCACCACAAACCAGACCAGCAGACGGTCCAGGCTCTCAGGAACATCTCCACCAGACTCAGGATCAACTCCATCAAAGCTACGACTGCAGCGGGAAGTGG TCATCCTACATCATGCTGCAGTGTAGCAGAGATCATGTCTGTTCTCCACTTTCATTCTATGAAATATCGACCTGAAGATCCACGAAACCCCAACAATGACAGATTTGTCCTTTccaag GGTCATGCAGCTCCAGTGCTCTACGCTGTGTGGGCGGAGACTGGATATCTGAAGGATAACGAACTGTTCAACCTGCGTAAGGTGGATTCTATCCTGGAGGGACACCCAGTACCA aaGCAGCAGTTTGTGGACGTAGCCACTGGTTCTCTGGGTCAGGGACTGGGAGCTGCGTGTGGAATGGCTTATACTGGAAAATACTTTGACAAAGCCAGGTAG
- the dcp1a gene encoding mRNA-decapping enzyme 1A, with translation MESAAAGHMMSLAALQRQDPYINKLLDVTGQVALYNFNSKGNEWEKTDIEGTLFVYERSASPHHGFTIMNRLSTENLVEPINKDLEFQLQDPFLLYRNGNLGIYSIWFYDKKDCQRIAQLMLKIVKHEADHAQIRSLERSELGTINGVVEPRSIDILELLSKAKDEYQRSQSGETNMLSEPNVRTSISSTEHRHHTLQPQKSFHTVVKQITVEELFGSSLPKDSSLPAMPAHPAHPTHSTPTTAVPSSTYVHSRLFSAQAHQSQLFPPHHAVKDSAALLQGPAPYPIHHGVPVYQPLCPAPSAPHMGQEVISVLIQGASPKPILAPNFLPNALVPPHSFNEPMGKVPLQHSSKEGEPLHQPPNIIKTLSSVPVSPRLPAPPAPPAHGPGEVSVLLSPSVFQQSINKVPSVVPPHVSTEATPTCGAALEPPSASCSKAQLQETLIYLIKNDADFLSTIHEAYLQTLSLDFNNMKL, from the exons ATGGAGAGCGCTGCTGCTGGACATATGATGAGTTTAGCTGCTTTACAGAGACAAGACCCGTACATTAACAAACTGCTGGATGTCACCGGACAAGTGGCTTTATATAACTTTAACTCCAAAGGAAACGAGTGG GAGAAAACCGACATTGAAGGAACTTTGTTCGTCTATGAGAG ATCTGCGTCTCCTCACCATGGTTTCACCATCATGAACCGACTGAGTACTGAGAACCTGGTGGAACCCATCAATAAAGACCTGGAATTCCAGCTGCAGGATCCTTTTTTACTCTACAGGAACGGCAACC TTGGTATCTACAGCATCTGGTTCTACGATAAGAAGGACTGTCAACGCATTGCTCAACTCATGCTAAA GATTGTGAAACATGAGGCGGACCACGCACAGATACGGTCCCTAGAGAGATCTGAACTGGGAACCATTAACGGTGTCGTAGAACCAAGATCGATCGACATCCTGGAGCTGCTCAGCAAAGCTAAGGACGAATACCAGAGA tccCAGTCAGGAGAAACTAACATGTTGTCAGAGCCAAATGTGAGAACGTCCATCAGTTCTACTGAGCACAGACATCACACCCTGCAGCCACAAAAG AGTTTCCACACTGTGGTGAAGCAGATCACCGTGGAGGAACTGTTTGGCTCTTCTCTCCCTAAAGACTCCTCCCTCCCTGCCATGCCCGCCCACCCCGCCCACCCCACCCACTCCACCCCTACTACAGCTGTTCCCTCCTCCACCTATGTCCACAGTCGTCTGTTTTCTGCTCAGGCACACCAAAGCCAGCTCTTTCCTCCTCATCACGCTGTTAAAGACTCTGCTGCTCTGCTCCAGGGCCCCGCCCCCTACCCCATCCATCACGGTGTTCCTGTGTACCAGCCTCTCTGCCCCGCCCCCTCAGCCCCTCACATGGGACAGGAAGTGATCAGCGTCCTCATACAGGGAGCTTCACCTAAACCCATCCTAGCACCAAACTTCCTGCCCAATGCGCTGGTTCCACCCCACAGCTTCAACGAGCCCATGGGCAAGGTACCCCTGCAGCACAGCAGTAAGGAGGGAGAGCCCTTACATCAGCCTCCAAACATCATTAAAACACTTTCT TCTGTCCCAGTGAGTCCACGTCTACctgctcctcctgctcctcctgctCATGGGCCGGGGGAGGTCTCAGTGCTCCTCTCTCCCAGCGTCTTCCAGCAGTCCATCAATAAGGTTCCATCAGTGGTTCCTCCTCACGTCTCCACTGAGGCCACGCCCACCTGTGGAGCAGCTCTAGAGCCTCCATCAGCCTCGTGTAGTAAAGCCCAGCTGCAGGAGACCCTGATTTATCTCATTAAG AACGACGCTGACTTCCTGAGTACGATCCATGAGGCGTACCTACAGACTTTGTCCCTGGACTTCAACAACATGAAGCTATAG